In Methanosphaera sp. ISO3-F5, a genomic segment contains:
- a CDS encoding IS4 family transposase, which yields MFSKVIVSNTLSNLRNIDKKYYVNENNFIYSKKLTPENTAGIILNNNGLNINSQARHFIKRIEKNWFFKVSGSAFCQRRQNLLPELFKEENDKLIHNVYKQLKHLHKYNGKSLLAADTSIITLTNHTITNEKYGIKSKLDAKNTIPRARISCITDTLTNMVISASINIKATSEPKLASRQINELKNIIDLENSIIMGDRGYDSLEMMLNIIEQNSYFIIRLKDSTFKKERENLTKQDENIWININNTRLKNAENKEIKEKYLKEGRIKLRIIEIKLEKENDEEENKEYLITNLTKEMAPYDDFKELYHQRWSIETEFDRLKNIHEIENFSGRKEICIKQDFYAKILTYNMTMTLKQDGERFMTILISKNKKRRYQINISTALSLFKDILIVLLREKEEFKLKLLEFCIYEMIEDLSSSLIDPPNTERIVKDITNKFPGNIKRA from the coding sequence ATGTTTTCAAAAGTAATAGTATCCAACACATTATCCAATTTACGAAATATAGATAAAAAGTATTATGTTAATGAAAATAACTTCATATATTCAAAAAAATTAACTCCCGAAAACACAGCAGGTATTATATTGAATAATAATGGATTAAACATTAATTCACAAGCTAGACATTTCATCAAAAGAATTGAAAAAAATTGGTTTTTTAAAGTTTCAGGTTCTGCTTTTTGCCAAAGAAGACAAAATTTACTCCCTGAATTATTTAAAGAGGAAAATGATAAGTTAATTCATAACGTATACAAACAATTAAAACATTTACATAAATATAATGGAAAATCATTACTTGCAGCAGATACTTCTATCATAACACTAACTAATCATACTATTACTAACGAAAAATATGGAATTAAGTCCAAATTAGATGCTAAAAACACTATTCCACGAGCAAGAATTTCATGTATAACTGATACACTAACTAATATGGTAATAAGTGCTAGCATCAATATTAAAGCAACTAGCGAACCTAAACTTGCATCTAGACAAATAAATGAGCTTAAAAACATCATCGATTTAGAAAACAGCATAATTATGGGTGACAGAGGATATGACTCACTAGAAATGATGTTAAACATCATAGAACAAAACTCCTATTTCATAATACGATTAAAAGACTCCACATTCAAAAAAGAACGCGAAAATTTAACAAAACAGGATGAAAACATATGGATTAACATAAATAATACTCGTTTAAAAAATGCTGAAAATAAAGAAATAAAAGAAAAATACCTAAAAGAAGGACGAATTAAACTAAGAATAATCGAAATAAAATTAGAAAAAGAAAATGATGAAGAAGAAAATAAAGAATACCTTATTACAAATTTAACAAAAGAAATGGCACCATATGATGATTTTAAAGAGTTATATCATCAAAGATGGAGTATAGAAACAGAATTTGACCGATTAAAAAACATACACGAAATAGAAAATTTCAGCGGTAGAAAAGAAATATGCATAAAACAAGACTTCTACGCTAAAATATTAACATACAACATGACTATGACACTTAAACAAGACGGAGAAAGATTTATGACAATATTAATCTCAAAAAACAAAAAAAGACGATACCAAATCAACATATCAACTGCACTCAGTTTATTCAAAGACATATTAATAGTATTATTAAGAGAAAAAGAAGAATTTAAACTAAAATTATTAGAATTTTGTATATACGAGATGATAGAAGATTTATCTTCATCCTTAATCGATCCACCAAACACAGAAAGAATAGTAAAAGACATAACCAACAAATTTCCAGGAAATATCAAAAGAGCATAA
- a CDS encoding 30S ribosomal protein S17e translates to MGNIRTTFVKRTAKELLELHGDKFNSDFENNKQMVAEYSTVSTKHLRNQIAGYATHLLEQ, encoded by the coding sequence ATGGGAAATATAAGAACAACATTTGTAAAAAGAACAGCAAAAGAATTATTAGAATTACACGGTGATAAATTCAACAGTGATTTTGAGAACAACAAACAAATGGTTGCTGAATACTCAACAGTATCCACAAAACATTTAAGAAATCAAATTGCTGGATACGCAACACACTTATTAGAACAATAA
- a CDS encoding phosphatase PAP2 family protein, with protein sequence MLLILQSLDQFILEFINLSYHSMLLDNVVLLISYMGLIFFWILIALILYFCGNEKGKSVAKRMIIILILVTIVTQLLKIIIMRPRPYTVLSSLVVLATESDYSFPSGHTSISVSMIYLLAKNYDNYYLWIIPILVMLSRLYMGVHYPSDVLGGFLVGLLVAYGGDYCLNLKRIKL encoded by the coding sequence ATGTTATTAATATTACAATCACTTGACCAATTTATATTAGAATTTATTAATTTATCTTATCATAGTATGTTGCTGGATAATGTTGTATTGTTAATATCATATATGGGTTTAATATTTTTTTGGATTTTAATTGCATTAATATTGTATTTTTGTGGTAATGAAAAAGGAAAAAGTGTTGCAAAGAGAATGATTATTATTCTTATATTAGTCACAATTGTAACTCAATTACTTAAAATTATTATAATGAGACCAAGACCTTATACTGTATTGTCATCGTTGGTGGTTCTTGCTACTGAAAGTGATTATTCTTTCCCTTCAGGTCATACTTCTATCTCAGTTTCAATGATTTATTTATTGGCTAAAAATTATGATAATTATTATTTATGGATTATTCCTATATTGGTGATGTTATCAAGATTGTATATGGGAGTGCATTATCCTTCTGATGTATTGGGAGGTTTTTTAGTAGGTTTATTGGTAGCGTATGGGGGAGATTATTGTCTTAATCTTAAAAGAATTAAATTATAG
- a CDS encoding helix-turn-helix domain-containing protein produces MKVVMYKSFVVRIYPDEVQENFFTNQFGCCRFVFNTFLDAKKKVYTEKGEYLSFYDCSAMLTELKKSKTWLKRVDSTGLIESLKNLENAFNRFFNQISKYPRHKNKYNPVQSYKTNNIQ; encoded by the coding sequence TTGAAAGTTGTTATGTATAAGAGTTTTGTTGTTCGTATTTATCCTGATGAGGTTCAAGAGAATTTTTTCACCAATCAGTTTGGTTGTTGTCGGTTTGTTTTTAATACTTTTCTGGATGCCAAAAAGAAAGTATATACTGAAAAGGGAGAGTATTTGTCTTTTTATGATTGTTCAGCTATGTTAACTGAGCTAAAAAAGTCTAAAACTTGGTTAAAACGAGTTGATTCCACAGGTTTAATTGAATCATTGAAAAATTTAGAAAATGCATTTAACAGATTCTTTAACCAAATCAGCAAGTATCCACGCCATAAAAATAAATATAATCCAGTACAATCTTATAAAACCAATAATATACAATAA
- a CDS encoding helix-turn-helix domain-containing protein: protein MVGKTKIDIFRNMSKSELKEAMHEYVIAHRIYERLYAINLLAEGYSYDMVAHKMNKSYQTIHRWAKICESEGIDGLKPNYTGGRPEKISKSDLHKVDLMIKENDEITIQEVHDFILKEFNVDYSMKQIWEILTQKLNYKCKNTKVIPKNKELISNT, encoded by the coding sequence ATGGTAGGCAAAACTAAAATTGATATTTTTAGGAATATGTCTAAATCTGAGTTAAAAGAAGCAATGCATGAGTATGTTATAGCTCATAGAATATATGAACGATTATATGCTATTAATTTATTAGCAGAAGGTTATTCATATGATATGGTAGCACATAAAATGAATAAATCTTATCAGACTATTCACAGGTGGGCTAAAATTTGTGAATCTGAGGGAATTGATGGTTTGAAACCTAATTATACTGGTGGAAGACCAGAAAAAATAAGTAAATCAGATTTACATAAAGTAGACCTTATGATTAAAGAAAATGATGAAATTACTATTCAAGAAGTTCATGATTTTATTTTAAAAGAATTTAATGTCGATTACAGTATGAAGCAAATATGGGAGATTTTAACTCAAAAACTAAATTATAAATGTAAAAATACTAAAGTTATACCCAAAAATAAAGAGTTAATCAGTAATACATAG
- a CDS encoding RNA-guided endonuclease TnpB family protein: protein MWYRFGSITFCHNKHGQNNTVPTTKQNHTTKQQNTKITKKTISKKEFSSKNYNKIKKKIAQTYEKIHNILDYHFYKIAQRLTEKYQVICMETLNIKGMLKNSRLSKSIQEKSWHMFTKIIEQKAYEHGRTLIHIDQWYPSSKTCNNCQYYNDKLKLDNRIWTCPQCGNTHDRDINAAKNIQREGLKKI, encoded by the coding sequence TTGTGGTATAGATTTGGGAGTATCACGTTTTGTCACAATAAACACGGGCAAAATAATACAGTTCCCACAACAAAACAAAATCATACAACTAAACAACAAAATACGAAGATTACAAAGAAAACTATTTCCAAAAAAGAATTTAGCAGCAAAAACTATAATAAAATCAAAAAGAAAATAGCACAAACCTATGAAAAAATACATAACATACTAGACTATCACTTCTATAAGATAGCGCAACGATTAACAGAAAAATACCAAGTAATCTGCATGGAAACACTAAACATCAAAGGTATGCTAAAAAACAGCAGACTATCTAAGAGTATACAGGAAAAATCATGGCACATGTTCACAAAAATAATAGAACAAAAAGCATATGAACACGGACGAACACTAATACACATCGACCAATGGTACCCCTCCAGTAAAACATGCAACAACTGCCAATACTACAATGACAAGTTAAAACTCGACAACAGAATATGGACATGTCCACAATGTGGAAACACACATGACAGAGACATAAACGCAGCCAAAAACATACAACGAGAAGGATTAAAAAAAATATAA
- a CDS encoding thiolase domain-containing protein, with protein sequence MRDVAIVGVSQTKFGELWDKSFRDLVVEAGVEAINDANMSGDKLDAMYIGNMSGGLFVGQEHIGSLIAEHSGLTPIPFTRVEAACASGGLAFRQAIMAVASGYYDNVMAAGVEKMTDVVDATPAIAAAADREWEAQQGVTFPSLYAMMARRHMYEYGTTREQIAGFAVNGHKNGALNPKAQFQREISVDAVLNSTKVASPLNILDCSPVSDGASAVIVCPAEDAKKYSDTPIYVKASTQASDTIALHSRKSLTQLNATITASRKAYDIAGLEAKDMDIAEVHDCFSINGLIAIEDLGFFEKGKGGQAIEEGLIARNSQISVNTSGGLKARGHPLGATGIAQVAEVTWQLRGDADKRQVDGAENGITHNVGGTGGTVAIQILSRNN encoded by the coding sequence ATGAGAGATGTAGCAATAGTAGGAGTATCCCAAACAAAATTCGGAGAACTATGGGATAAATCATTCAGAGATTTAGTTGTTGAAGCAGGAGTAGAAGCAATAAATGATGCAAACATGTCTGGAGACAAATTAGATGCAATGTACATAGGAAACATGAGCGGAGGTTTATTTGTAGGCCAAGAACACATAGGATCATTAATAGCAGAACATTCTGGTTTAACACCTATACCATTCACAAGAGTAGAAGCAGCTTGTGCATCAGGTGGATTAGCATTTAGACAAGCAATAATGGCAGTAGCATCAGGTTATTACGATAATGTTATGGCAGCAGGTGTTGAAAAAATGACAGACGTAGTAGATGCAACACCAGCTATTGCAGCAGCAGCTGACCGTGAATGGGAAGCACAACAAGGAGTTACTTTCCCATCCTTATATGCTATGATGGCAAGAAGACACATGTATGAATATGGCACTACTCGTGAACAAATTGCAGGATTTGCAGTTAACGGACATAAAAATGGTGCATTAAATCCTAAAGCACAATTTCAACGTGAAATTAGTGTAGATGCTGTGCTAAATTCTACAAAAGTAGCATCACCATTAAATATTTTAGATTGTTCACCTGTTTCAGATGGTGCATCTGCAGTAATCGTATGTCCAGCAGAAGATGCTAAAAAATACAGTGACACACCAATATATGTAAAAGCATCAACACAAGCTTCAGATACTATAGCTTTACACAGCAGAAAAAGTTTAACACAACTTAACGCAACAATAACCGCTTCCCGTAAAGCATATGATATTGCAGGATTAGAAGCAAAAGATATGGATATTGCAGAAGTACATGATTGTTTTAGTATAAATGGATTAATCGCGATAGAAGATTTAGGATTCTTTGAAAAAGGAAAAGGAGGACAAGCTATCGAAGAAGGATTAATTGCAAGAAACAGTCAAATTTCTGTTAACACATCCGGTGGACTTAAAGCAAGAGGTCATCCTTTAGGTGCTACAGGAATTGCACAAGTAGCTGAAGTAACTTGGCAATTGAGAGGAGATGCAGATAAAAGACAAGTTGATGGTGCTGAAAATGGTATTACACATAATGTAGGAGGTACCGGAGGTACTGTCGCTATCCAAATATTATCAAGAAACAATTAA
- the dapA gene encoding 4-hydroxy-tetrahydrodipicolinate synthase — MNLDGTHVAMVTPLDDDKKINEEAYRNLIDFLIDGGVEGILAAGTTGESATMTHEEHQKVIDIMVDQADGRAVTIAGAGSNATAEAMDLVKYAEDAGADAALVITPYYNKPQQSGLYDHFKLLNDSNNIPIIAYNVPSRTGIDLSVDSIIDIAKLDNIIAIKEANPDLNKLATVFNEIEKQDIKDFTVLSGNDSLTLPMIAQGARGVISVAANIMPNKTSTMVRKALEGNYDEARTLSNELFDLMDVMFIEASPAPAKRALNLMGKNAGGLRMPLKEMSKENDVILQEILKRYELI, encoded by the coding sequence ATGAATTTAGATGGAACACATGTAGCAATGGTCACACCATTAGATGATGACAAAAAAATTAATGAAGAAGCATATAGAAACTTAATAGATTTTCTAATAGATGGAGGAGTAGAAGGAATTCTTGCAGCAGGAACAACCGGTGAATCTGCAACAATGACTCATGAAGAACATCAAAAAGTAATCGACATAATGGTTGATCAAGCAGATGGAAGAGCAGTAACAATTGCAGGAGCAGGAAGTAATGCAACTGCAGAAGCAATGGATTTAGTAAAATATGCTGAAGATGCTGGTGCAGATGCAGCTTTGGTAATAACTCCTTATTATAACAAACCACAACAAAGTGGATTATATGATCATTTTAAATTATTAAATGATTCAAATAACATTCCTATAATAGCATATAATGTACCTTCAAGAACAGGTATAGATTTATCAGTAGATTCAATAATTGATATAGCAAAATTAGACAATATAATTGCAATAAAGGAAGCAAATCCAGATTTAAATAAGTTAGCAACAGTATTTAATGAAATTGAAAAGCAAGACATTAAAGATTTCACAGTATTATCAGGAAATGACTCATTAACATTACCTATGATAGCACAAGGAGCAAGAGGAGTAATAAGTGTAGCTGCTAATATAATGCCGAATAAAACCTCAACAATGGTAAGAAAAGCTTTAGAAGGAAATTATGATGAAGCTAGAACATTATCCAACGAATTATTTGATTTAATGGATGTAATGTTTATTGAAGCAAGTCCAGCTCCTGCAAAAAGAGCATTAAATTTAATGGGTAAAAATGCTGGCGGATTAAGAATGCCATTAAAAGAAATGAGCAAAGAAAACGATGTAATATTACAAGAAATTCTTAAAAGATATGAATTAATATAA
- a CDS encoding chorismate mutase: protein MNKDEAQHLLNKSREKIDELDDKILELILERTSLAEDIITSKKALNKELFDSSRENIIHNKIKNAVADKQINTDKVLQIFDLLASINKEEQEKYL, encoded by the coding sequence ATGAATAAAGATGAAGCACAACATTTATTGAACAAATCAAGGGAAAAAATAGATGAATTAGATGATAAAATATTAGAATTAATCCTTGAACGTACTTCACTAGCTGAAGATATTATAACATCTAAGAAAGCTTTAAATAAAGAATTATTCGATTCTTCTAGAGAAAATATTATTCACAATAAAATAAAAAATGCGGTTGCTGATAAACAAATAAACACGGATAAAGTTCTACAAATTTTTGATTTATTAGCATCAATCAATAAAGAAGAGCAAGAAAAATATCTATAA
- the asd gene encoding aspartate-semialdehyde dehydrogenase, producing MVRNVCVLGATGMVGQRFIQLLSQVPDFNIVNVAASERSAGKKYEDAVTWHQTTPIPEEVREMRIVNTDPSEVSDDVDFVFASLPAGLAEPVEAAFAEKFIVASNASVNRMKENIPLVIPEVNPEHLEMMETQKDVNGWDGCIVTNPNCSTIALTLTLKPLFDKYTFKRVSVTTMQAVSGAGYNGVPSMGILDNVIPYIGGEEEKMQSETLHLLGKVNGGLVEKANFPLSASCNRVGVVDGHTESVSIEFEDDDVTVEDIEKAMNDFKGIPQKEKLSFAPEQPVIVRKEEDRPQPRMDRDAGHGMSVSVGRVREDVFENSFKYTLVGHNTIRGAAGASILNAQLISKLYL from the coding sequence ATGGTAAGAAATGTGTGTGTACTTGGTGCTACTGGAATGGTAGGACAAAGATTTATTCAATTATTGTCCCAAGTACCAGATTTTAATATAGTTAACGTGGCAGCTTCTGAAAGATCTGCCGGAAAAAAATATGAAGATGCAGTAACATGGCATCAAACAACACCTATTCCTGAAGAAGTTAGGGAAATGAGAATAGTTAATACTGATCCATCAGAAGTAAGTGATGATGTTGATTTCGTATTTGCTTCTCTTCCAGCAGGACTGGCTGAACCAGTTGAAGCAGCTTTTGCTGAAAAATTCATAGTTGCATCTAATGCTAGTGTAAATCGTATGAAAGAAAATATTCCATTAGTTATTCCAGAAGTTAATCCGGAACACTTGGAAATGATGGAAACACAAAAAGATGTAAATGGATGGGATGGTTGTATTGTAACAAATCCTAACTGTTCTACAATTGCATTAACTTTAACATTAAAACCATTGTTTGATAAATATACTTTTAAAAGAGTTTCTGTAACTACTATGCAGGCAGTTAGTGGTGCAGGATACAATGGAGTACCATCAATGGGTATTTTGGATAATGTCATACCATATATTGGTGGCGAAGAAGAAAAAATGCAATCTGAAACTTTACATTTATTAGGTAAAGTAAACGGTGGTCTAGTTGAAAAAGCTAATTTCCCTTTAAGTGCATCATGTAATAGGGTTGGTGTTGTGGATGGACATACAGAATCTGTTTCAATAGAGTTTGAAGATGATGATGTTACAGTGGAAGATATTGAGAAAGCTATGAATGATTTTAAAGGTATTCCTCAGAAAGAAAAATTGTCTTTTGCTCCAGAACAACCGGTAATTGTTAGAAAAGAAGAGGATAGGCCTCAACCTCGTATGGATAGGGATGCTGGTCATGGTATGAGTGTTTCAGTAGGAAGAGTAAGGGAGGATGTATTTGAGAACAGTTTCAAATATACTCTTGTTGGCCATAATACTATACGTGGTGCAGCAGGTGCTTCTATCTTAAATGCACAATTAATTTCTAAATTATACTTATAA
- a CDS encoding aspartate kinase, which yields MGIVVAKFGGTSVGSGERIQKAANSVVNEYMQGSKVVVVVSAINKTTDESIKLVKESIGDTVTSKQLAGILSMGEMQSVRIMAATIESLGVKSEYIDPFNEKWPVITDSDYLNAKIDREETKKRVQEHITKLINQGIIPVICGFLGKDLEGSVTTLGRGGSDVSAFLLGHCIDADEVVIVTDVKGVMSTDPRKLDNAEKLDKITVEEMVDLANYGAQVLHPNALRYKDPDIKAKIISFEYGDLRVHGTDIIGPAHPEDEVISIMKLNEKLSVIAVVGEDLMNKQGIIADITKKVSDNNIGIYGISTGESSITLFFEEKDAIKAHEVLHELVIGGDRLSSLSLGQKIAMISVVSHDFIDTPGIIASITKPLHENNINIVELSSSQTSVVVFVDWGDGDRAYELIRETLK from the coding sequence ATGGGAATAGTTGTGGCGAAATTCGGAGGTACATCTGTAGGTTCAGGTGAACGTATACAAAAAGCAGCTAATTCAGTTGTAAATGAATATATGCAAGGAAGTAAAGTTGTAGTAGTAGTTTCTGCTATAAATAAAACAACTGATGAATCAATAAAATTAGTCAAAGAATCAATTGGTGATACAGTTACTTCAAAACAATTAGCAGGAATCCTTTCAATGGGTGAAATGCAAAGTGTACGTATAATGGCAGCAACAATAGAATCATTAGGTGTAAAATCTGAATATATTGATCCATTCAATGAAAAATGGCCAGTAATAACAGATAGTGATTATCTGAATGCAAAAATAGACCGTGAAGAAACAAAAAAAAGAGTTCAGGAACACATTACCAAACTAATTAATCAAGGAATAATTCCAGTAATTTGTGGATTTTTAGGAAAAGATTTAGAAGGATCAGTAACAACTCTTGGAAGAGGAGGAAGTGATGTTTCAGCATTTCTTTTAGGTCACTGTATTGATGCAGATGAAGTTGTAATAGTAACTGATGTAAAAGGAGTTATGTCTACAGACCCTAGAAAACTAGACAATGCCGAAAAATTAGATAAAATCACTGTAGAAGAAATGGTAGATTTAGCTAATTATGGTGCACAAGTATTACATCCAAACGCTTTAAGATACAAGGATCCTGACATCAAAGCAAAAATAATAAGTTTTGAATATGGTGATTTAAGAGTTCATGGAACAGACATTATTGGACCGGCACACCCAGAAGATGAAGTAATATCAATAATGAAGCTTAATGAAAAATTATCAGTCATTGCAGTTGTAGGCGAAGACTTAATGAATAAACAGGGAATTATTGCTGACATAACCAAGAAAGTAAGTGATAATAATATTGGTATATACGGAATATCAACAGGCGAAAGTTCAATTACATTATTCTTTGAAGAAAAAGATGCAATTAAAGCACATGAAGTATTACATGAATTAGTAATAGGTGGCGACAGATTAAGTTCACTTTCATTAGGACAAAAAATAGCAATGATATCAGTGGTAAGCCATGATTTTATAGACACCCCTGGCATCATAGCAAGCATTACAAAACCATTACATGAAAATAACATAAATATTGTTGAATTATCCTCAAGTCAAACATCAGTAGTAGTATTTGTTGATTGGGGTGATGGTGATAGAGCATACGAGTTAATAAGGGAGACTTTAAAATGA
- the thsA gene encoding thermosome subunit alpha, translating into MAQQTQQPLIILPEGTSRALGRDAQRNNILAGKVLAETVRTTLGPKGMDKMLVDGIGDIVVTNDGVTILKEMDIEHPAAKMLVEVAKTQEDEVGDGTTTAVIIAGELLKRSEELLDKDIHPTIVALGYRQAAQKAQELLESISLDTSDKETLLKVAMTAMTGKGTEKAREPLAELIVGAVSQVEEDGKVDIEQIKIESKDGAAIEDSELVSGVIIDKERVHPGMPTNIENAKIALVNSAIEVKETEVDAEIRITDPAQMQAFIEQEEAMIKEMVDELVNAGANVLFCQKGIDDLAQHYLAKAGILATRRVKKSDMEKLAKATGAKIVTNIQDLTAEDLGDAGSVAEDKVSGDDMIFVKECKDPKAVTLLLRGSTSHVVDEIERAVEDAIGVVASTVEDGKVVVGGGAPEIAIAKGLKDYAETISGREQLAVMAFADALEVVPRTLAENAGLDSIDSLVDLRAAHEDSIYMGLNVFEGGVADMKEAGVIEPQRVKKQAIQSAAEAAEMILRIDDVIASSSQGDVAAAQGMDGMGGMPPM; encoded by the coding sequence ATGGCACAACAAACACAACAACCATTAATCATCTTACCTGAAGGAACATCAAGAGCTTTAGGAAGAGATGCACAAAGAAACAATATATTAGCAGGAAAAGTATTAGCAGAAACCGTAAGAACAACATTAGGTCCAAAAGGTATGGACAAAATGCTCGTTGACGGAATCGGAGACATCGTAGTAACAAACGATGGAGTAACCATCCTAAAAGAAATGGACATCGAACATCCAGCAGCAAAAATGCTAGTAGAAGTAGCAAAAACCCAAGAAGACGAAGTAGGGGACGGAACAACAACAGCAGTAATCATCGCAGGAGAATTACTCAAAAGATCAGAAGAATTATTAGACAAAGACATCCACCCAACCATCGTAGCATTAGGTTACAGACAAGCAGCACAAAAAGCACAAGAATTACTAGAATCAATATCACTCGACACTTCCGATAAAGAAACATTACTAAAAGTAGCAATGACAGCAATGACCGGAAAAGGAACAGAAAAAGCAAGAGAACCATTAGCAGAATTAATTGTTGGCGCAGTAAGTCAAGTAGAAGAAGACGGTAAAGTAGACATCGAACAAATAAAAATCGAATCAAAAGACGGTGCAGCAATAGAAGACTCAGAATTAGTATCTGGAGTAATCATAGACAAAGAAAGAGTACACCCAGGAATGCCTACAAACATTGAAAACGCTAAAATCGCATTAGTAAACAGTGCAATAGAAGTTAAAGAAACAGAAGTAGATGCAGAAATCAGAATTACCGACCCAGCACAAATGCAAGCATTCATCGAACAAGAAGAAGCAATGATTAAAGAAATGGTAGATGAATTAGTAAACGCTGGAGCAAACGTATTATTCTGTCAAAAAGGTATCGATGACTTAGCACAACACTACTTAGCAAAAGCAGGAATCTTAGCAACAAGAAGAGTTAAAAAATCAGACATGGAAAAATTAGCAAAAGCAACCGGTGCAAAAATCGTAACAAACATCCAAGACCTAACCGCAGAAGATTTAGGAGATGCAGGATCAGTAGCTGAAGATAAAGTATCCGGTGACGACATGATCTTTGTAAAAGAATGTAAAGATCCAAAAGCAGTAACCTTATTATTAAGAGGTTCAACCAGTCACGTAGTAGACGAAATCGAAAGAGCAGTAGAAGATGCAATAGGTGTAGTAGCTTCAACAGTAGAAGATGGAAAAGTTGTTGTTGGTGGAGGAGCTCCTGAAATAGCAATAGCAAAAGGATTAAAAGACTACGCAGAAACAATCAGTGGAAGAGAACAATTAGCAGTTATGGCATTTGCTGATGCATTAGAAGTTGTACCAAGAACCTTAGCAGAAAATGCAGGTCTAGACAGCATAGACTCCTTAGTAGATTTAAGAGCAGCTCACGAAGATTCAATATACATGGGATTAAATGTATTTGAAGGTGGAGTAGCAGACATGAAAGAAGCAGGAGTTATCGAACCTCAAAGAGTTAAAAAACAAGCAATTCAATCTGCAGCAGAAGCAGCTGAAATGATTTTAAGAATCGATGATGTAATTGCATCCTCCAGCCAAGGAGATGTAGCAGCAGCTCAAGGTATGGATGGAATGGGCGGAATGCCTCCAATGTAA
- the dapB gene encoding 4-hydroxy-tetrahydrodipicolinate reductase yields the protein MIRVAVTGCLGNMGSKIIRTVQEQENMEVVLGIEMPNSPLAGKDLGEQIGLGTMGVKIIGSQDLKSELEAVKPDVLIDFTIATAAVETVKICAECGVNVVVGTTGIKDDQLEVMHNAIKENNIKAVISPNMATGVNVFFEIVGQVAKILGHEYDVEIVEAHHHNKQDAPSGTAKRAAEIVAENLDLSLNDSACYGREGMVGKRPKDEIGIHAVRGGDIVGDHTVMFCGDGERIEVIHRASTRQAFVNGVIRAVNYLMNKQEKPIADMFDVLGL from the coding sequence ATGATAAGAGTAGCAGTAACTGGCTGTCTAGGAAATATGGGTTCAAAAATTATAAGAACCGTACAAGAACAAGAAAATATGGAAGTAGTACTAGGTATAGAAATGCCAAATTCTCCATTAGCAGGAAAAGATTTAGGTGAACAAATAGGTTTAGGAACTATGGGAGTTAAAATCATAGGCTCACAAGATCTTAAATCAGAACTGGAAGCTGTAAAACCTGACGTACTAATTGATTTTACCATTGCAACAGCAGCAGTAGAAACAGTGAAAATATGTGCTGAATGTGGAGTAAATGTTGTTGTAGGAACTACTGGAATTAAAGATGATCAATTAGAAGTGATGCATAATGCAATCAAAGAAAACAATATCAAAGCAGTAATTTCACCTAACATGGCCACAGGAGTAAATGTTTTCTTCGAAATAGTAGGACAAGTAGCTAAAATATTGGGTCATGAATATGATGTTGAAATAGTGGAAGCACATCATCATAATAAACAGGATGCACCTTCAGGAACTGCTAAACGTGCAGCAGAAATAGTTGCAGAAAATCTAGATTTAAGCTTAAATGATTCTGCATGTTATGGAAGAGAAGGAATGGTTGGTAAAAGACCAAAAGATGAAATAGGTATTCATGCAGTACGTGGTGGCGATATTGTAGGAGATCATACAGTAATGTTCTGTGGTGATGGTGAAAGAATAGAAGTTATCCATAGAGCTTCAACCAGACAAGCATTTGTTAATGGTGTAATAAGAGCAGTAAATTATTTAATGAACAAACAAGAAAAACCTATAGCTGACATGTTTGATGTACTAGGTTTATAA